The Gemmatimonadetes bacterium SCN 70-22 DNA window GGCGGCGCGCGACGAGTTCGCGCGGCTCCCCAAGCCCAATCCCGAGCGCATCATCGGGTGATTCCCCTCTGCCCCCATGTAGGTCATGCACGGGGGCCGACTTCGGCGTATCTTTGTGCCCGACGACACACCAGACCTCCCTTTCCAGCGCCCGTCCATGCCTGCAGCTGCTCCCGTGGCCGCCCACCCCGCGCTCGGCCTCGCCGTGACTCGAGTCGACTCGGCCATCACCGTCCACGACCCGTCGGTGCTGCACGGCGACAAGCTCGATGGTGTGGTGCGCGACGCCGTCTTCGGCGACGCCACGGCGCGCGACTACGCGCGCTGGCTCCTGTGGGAGCTGGGGCAGGCGGCGGGGGTTCGCCCGGCCTCGATCCATGACCTGTACATGGCACGCGGGCGGGGCGAGCTGCGCGGCTTCACCGTCCCCGCCATCAACGTCCGCGGTGCCACGTACGACACCGCCCGGTCGATCTTCCGGGTCGCGCGGCAGATGGACGCCGGCGCCTTCATCCTGGAGATCGCCCGCTCCGAGATCGCCTACACCGACCAGCGCCCGAGCGAGTACGTCGCGGTCCTGATCGGTGCCGCCTTGCGTGAGGGGTTCCGCGGCCCGCTCTTCATCCAGGGAGACCACTTCCAGGTCAACCACAAGAAGTACGCGGCCGACCCGCAGGGTGAGGTCGACAACGTCAAGAAGCTGGCGGACGAGGCGATCGCGGCGGGCTTCTACAACATCGACGTCGACACTTCCACGCTCGTCGACCTGGCGCACGCATCGCTCGATGACCAACAGCGCAAGAACTACGAGGTGTGCGCCGAGATCACGACGTACGTGCGATCGCGGGAGCCGCAGGGGGTCACCATCTCGATCGGCGGGGAGATCGGGGAGGTGGGGACCGAGAACTCCACCGTCCCCGAGTTGCGCGCCTTCATGGACGGCTTCAACCGCACGCTGGCGCGCCTGGCGCCGGGGACGGTGGGGTTGTCGAAGATCTCCGTGCAGTCGGGGACGTCGCACGGCGGGATCGTCCGCCCCGACGGCTCCATTGCCGACGTGAAGCTCGACCTCAAGACGCTCGAGGACCTGTCCAAGGTGGCGCGCGAGGAGTACGGGATGAGCGGGGCCGTGCAGCACGGCGCCTCGACGCTCCCCGACGACGCCTTCCATCACTTCCCGCGCACCGAGACGGCCGAGATCCACCTGGCCACGAACTTCCAGAACATGCTGTACGATCACCTCCCGGCGGCGCTGCGCGAGGAGATCTACGCCTGGTTGCGCGAGAACGCGAAGGACGAGCGCAAGGCCACCGATTCGGACGAGCAGTTCTACTACAAGACGCGCAAGAAGGCGCTGGGGCCGTTCAAGCAGGCGCTCTGGAACCTCGACGCGGACATCAAGGACAAACTGGCTGCAGCATACGACGCGAAGTTTTCCTTCCTCTTCACCCAGCTCGCCATCGGCGGCACCAGGGCGGCGGTGAAGCAGACCGTCAAGCCGCTGGCGATCCATCGCCCGATGCCCGGCACGGCCGGACACATCGTGGTGGAAGCCGCCCCCGACGACGCCACGCTCAGCGACTGAGCCCACATCGGACACGTGCCCAGGAGGGTCCCATGGCTCGCACCACCACTGATGACGATCGCGTGATCATCGAGCGTCGCTCCGGCTCGACGATGGGCGCCCTGCTGGCAGGGATGGCCATCGGCGCGGGGTTGGCGATGCTCTTCGCGCCGCAGAGCGGACTCGAGACGCGGCAGGCCATCCGGCGCAAGGCGCGCCGGGCGCGCCGCCGCGCCGGGGAGTATGCGGGCGACCTGCGCGAGCGCGCCGACGACCTGCGCGAGCGCGCCCGCGGCGTCGCCGACGAGACCCTGGCCCGCGGTCGCGACTTCGTGGACGAGGCGCGCGAGTCCATCGAGGACAAGCTGGACGAGACGCGGCGCGCCATCCGGGACAAGCGGCGTGAGCTCGCGCGGGCGGTGGACGAGGGGCGTGAAGCGGCGCGCGACGCACGCCACGAACTCGAGCGGCGACTGGCCGATGCGCAGCGGGCGGTGGATGAAGGCCCCATCCCGGGACGCGGCGGCGACGCCGGCTGACCGGCGCACCGCCTCGACGCTCGCGCGAGGGTCGGGCGCCCTTGCCGACTACGTGCGCCGCGTCTGGGTCAACAGCGGCGAGGACGACATCTTCTTCCTCGCCGGGGGGATCGCCTTCAACATCCTCCTCGCGTCCGTCCCCTTCGTCCTCCTCGTCATCTCGGGCGTCGTCTACGCGTTGCGGCTGACGCCCGAAGCGTCGCTGCTCGAGGTGCGGGCCCTGGTCGACCGCTTCCTGCCGCCCCACGCGGAGACGGCCGACTCGCCCATCCATCGCCTCTTCGACGACGTCATCCAGGCGCGCGGTGCCGTGGGCCTCTGGGCGTCCATCACCTTCGTCTGGTTCTCGACGCGGCTCTTCGGCTCGCTGCGGAGCGTACTCGCCGAGGTCTTCGACATCGAGACCATGCGCGGCATCATCGCCGGCAAGTGGTTCGACGTGAAGATGACGGTCTACTCCTCGATCCTCCTGGTCGCCTACCTGGGGCTCAGCGCCTACCTCGCGCTGGCCACCTCGCGCGGCATCGACTTCCTCGTGGCCGTCGGGCTGCGCGAGGACCTCATGGGCGGGGTGGAGTATGTCATCGGGCGCGCGATCGCCTTCGCCTTCATCGTCGCCATCTTCTGGGCGCTGTACAAGTACCTCCCCCATCGGCACATCCGCTGGCAGCAGGCCACCGTGGGGGCGCTCTCGACGGCGATCCTCTTCGAGGTGGCCCGGAACGCGTGGACGGCGCTGACCCGGTCGTACGACCCCGGCTCGGTCTATGGCGGCACGCTCTACGCCCTCGTCTCGCTCGTGTTCTGGACCTACTACTCCGCGCTGATCTTCATCCTTGGCGCCGAGATCTCCCAGGCATACGAGCTGAGGCGCGTGCGCCGGATGCAGCGCGAGTCGCTGGAATCGTAGGCCACGACCGCGCGCCCCGTCTCGATTACTTTTGGATACAATCCGCCTCCCCCGCGCTCTTCACGCCCCCACCTCATGACCATCGACATCCGTTCCGATACCGTCACCAGGCCGTCGCCGGCCATGCGCCGCGCCATCGCCGAGGCCGAGGTCGGCGACGATGTCCTCGACGGCGACCCCACCACGCGCGCCCTCGAGGAGAAGGTGGCGGCGCTCCTGGGCAAGGAGCGCGCCCTCTTCTTTCCGAGCGGGACGATGGCCAATCAGTGCGCCATCCTGACGCACTGCGAGCGCGGCACCGAGCTGTACGCCGACTTCGGCTCGCACATCAACGACTGGGAGCTGGCGGGGGCGGCGGCGCTCGCCGGGGCGCAGCTGCGCACCGTGCAT harbors:
- a CDS encoding aldolase, encoding MPAAAPVAAHPALGLAVTRVDSAITVHDPSVLHGDKLDGVVRDAVFGDATARDYARWLLWELGQAAGVRPASIHDLYMARGRGELRGFTVPAINVRGATYDTARSIFRVARQMDAGAFILEIARSEIAYTDQRPSEYVAVLIGAALREGFRGPLFIQGDHFQVNHKKYAADPQGEVDNVKKLADEAIAAGFYNIDVDTSTLVDLAHASLDDQQRKNYEVCAEITTYVRSREPQGVTISIGGEIGEVGTENSTVPELRAFMDGFNRTLARLAPGTVGLSKISVQSGTSHGGIVRPDGSIADVKLDLKTLEDLSKVAREEYGMSGAVQHGASTLPDDAFHHFPRTETAEIHLATNFQNMLYDHLPAALREEIYAWLRENAKDERKATDSDEQFYYKTRKKALGPFKQALWNLDADIKDKLAAAYDAKFSFLFTQLAIGGTRAAVKQTVKPLAIHRPMPGTAGHIVVEAAPDDATLSD